A single genomic interval of Arachis duranensis cultivar V14167 chromosome 7, aradu.V14167.gnm2.J7QH, whole genome shotgun sequence harbors:
- the LOC107496626 gene encoding uncharacterized protein LOC107496626, which translates to MDEAEFQRLLQLFPVVRSRDYYAEQRSSRRSSRQASGSAKDEYREWQDAWNERDINFENQGNNPHSFWSKLKSEAAKKVGPEEAERFCKAFQQVHKKLVRTIS; encoded by the exons ATGGACGAAGCTGAATTTCAACGCCTTCTCCAACTCTTCCCCGTTGTTCGTTCTCGCGATTACTAT GCCGAACAAAGATCATCTAGGCGGTCGTCCAGACAAGCTTCTGGATCTGCAAAGGATGAG TATAGGGAATGGCAAGATGCTTGGAATGAAAGAGATATAAATTTCGAGAACCAAGGAAATAACCCAC ATTCATTTTGGAGCAAGCTAAAGTCAGAGGCTGCTAAGAAG GTTGGTCCAGAAGAGGCCGAGAGATTTTGCAAGGCTTTCCAACAAGTTCACAAGAAACTGGTACGTACAATTTCATAG